tctagcaataaaaaggaatgaaatacccATGTGTACTATAATGTgggtgaacctcaaaaacattatgctaagtgaaacaagccagacataaaagaccatgtattttatgttttcaattaaatgaaatgtccagaatagacaaatttAGAGACAGCGAGTAGATTACTGGTTGCCTGAGGAATGGGGGTAGAAATGGGATGTTCTGTAAACGAGCAAGAGGGATCTTActagggtgatgaaaatattctaaattggATTATAATGATAGTTGCACACCTCagtaaatttctaaaaatcactgaattttacactccaaatgggtgaattttatgatataaaatttttatctCAAGTAAGCTATTAAAAgtacagcagtgaacaaatcAGTTTTTGCTGTCATGTGCTTACAGTTGGTAATAGGGGTTTGGGGATGGAGGTTGAGTGGGAGGACAATACAGACGCCACTGGAGGAATCACTGCAGGCAGAAGGAATGCTGGGTGCATAGGCTTGACCTGCTGGGGCAACTGGTAGAAGGTTTAGGGCTCAAGTAGTGAGGGTCAGCAGAGAATGCCAGGGGTGGGTCAGGCCAGGAGGCCCCATTGGCCCCAGGGAGGAATGGAAATCTCCCCTAAGAGGAGGCACAAGTAACTGGAAGAATTGGTCCAGCAGCACATGCCCTGGAGCAGTGGAAGAAAGAGTAGTCCCTGGGATTattgggaggggcagtggggccaCCTGAGCTTTTATCAAAATTCTCTGGTGTCACCACTGTGCAGGAAACAAACTTGTTTCTGCCTCTCACAGAGCctctggcaagttacttaatttctctggcCTGTTTCCATATTTAtagaacaaataataaaactttctttGGAGGGCTATTgtgagcattcattcattcaacaaacatttgctgaaagcctactatgtgctagactcTCTACTAGGTGCTggaaatatatcagcaaataaaacaaaattccttGCCCTTTGTAGACATTTACACATGAAAAGAGATAACTTTTACAACCCAGGTCACGCACGCTGGGCACGCAGCTACCACTGTTGGTGCTCCTGTGTGTTCACAGCATTATTGTCACTAGAGGAACAATTCTGCTTCCTGCACCAGGCCTCATCAGAGTGGATGCCCAGGTGTCTGTCTCCTTTATGGCCACTCTCCTCTGTCTGCTCTCTCATGCCACAATTCACCTTTCCCAAATGGACCCCAAGGATAGACATTACCCCAATAGCCTAAGTTTTCTAAATGTCGCCTGACCCTTGGGGGTCCTGCCTTGAAGGATCACATCCCACATCTACCCATTCTTTGCTGTAGGGCCTTGGGCAAATTTCTTCACCTTGcaaaatgaagatgataatggCTTCAGATCTGTAGCTAACTCATGCAGCACTTTTGTGCAAATTAGGAAAAGGTACCCCTCCCCAGGTGAGCACAGCTCTCCTGTTTACCGAGGTGTACTGTTGGAGGAGTGGGTGGTGTTTTTGTTCAGATTAGAATAAGATGCTGCTTCTTCTGGATGGAGGCCAGCCTGAGCCAGGCACATGGCTTGACGAGCAAAGTATAGGCTAGAATTTAATCAGTGTTTGCTCCTCTGCCTGGCACCCTCCTGCAGTGAATAATCTGCACATCTACACAGCAACGGCATGGCTAAATCGAAGGATTGTGTGAGGATGACATGAAACTTGTAAACCATTTGGCATGGTGACTGTCATGTGTTAGTGACTCTATATTTGTGAGGCGAACGTGATAACCACTACACTACGGAAACCCTTGTGACTATATTTGTAACTATTTCTGGTGTGGCTAATATTTTTGCTCATCCTGCTGAAGCATCCCTTCCAACTTCCTGTTCACAGTTCCAATGCTGCCCCCTTGTGAGTTCCTAATGGTATCACAGTGTCATTTtgtctcctgcctcctctctcattcagaaattttgttctttcttaggaAAAGATTTTGGAGTAGCATCTCCCAAAGTGTATCATCAGGAGTGGCAGTTCCTCTAGATTAGAAGCaaatttctttcctccttccccactaGTAAATGGCCTCTGCCCATAGCACGCTGGCGACAGGAAGGTAAGGACTAAGGAGAGGGGAGACAGATGTGGGGAGTCACgctgttgtgcgaggaggtaaaCTTACCTTTCTCCTGTCACCCAGCTCCTGACCTCCATTCTTCTCTCCCATGAGATGCAGGTTTTCCAGGCTCAGTTCTTCCCATAAGTGGCTCCAGGGGTGCCCCCAGGCAAGGCCACCCTGCAGTTCCTTTGGAGCAGCCCCTACCAGGGGCCTAAAGAAGCAGCTGGGGTCTGCTGCATGTTCCTTCCCCCCAGCAGGGCTACTACTTCTGGGCTGTACTCCCTTTCATTCTTGCCACACATGATGTCCTGtggccaaacccacctcccaagTAGCCTGTCaccagtgggttgagcaccacaCTCCAAGCACCTGTGAGGAGCCCCAACTTCTGCCAGTGGCCTCCCATGTTGGGGTACAGGAAGCCAGCCACATTGAAGTCATTGTAGGGTCCCAAGCAGAGCAGCAGTGTGAGCAGAGCCCCGCCAGCCACCCAGACTGCTCTTAGTTTCCGTCTGTGGCTCAGTCCTGAGCCAGCCAGTGCCCGAAGGCAGCCCACATAGCAGAAGGCTGTGATAGTCAGTGGcagaaagaagagcaagagagagaggctgaggtGAGCAGGGCCCACTGAGGCTGGGTCCCAGGCCTCCAGGCAGACTGGAGAGCCATTGATTGGTGTGTTGATGCCCAGGGAGCTGGTGGTATTGTCCATCCAGCCTCCTGGAGCCTCCAACCCAAAGACCAGCCCCAGGTGACAGAGGACAAGGGCCCatatggccacacacacacaccccaggaaTAGCAGGGCCTCCGGGTGGCTTGGTAACCCAAAGGGAAGGCAGCTCCTAGGTAGCGGCCAACACTCAGGGCAGCCAGGAAGCCACCACCTGCATAGAGTGGAATGAAGTGAGCCAGGGCAAAAACTGGACAGAGCGGGGCTGGCAGAGTCCAAGCTCCTGTGGCCAGGGCCTCCACCACCTTCAGGGGAAGGGAGGCCACCAGCAGGAGGTCTGAGCAGCCCAGATAGAGGGCATAGACAAGGCTGGGGGTGAGGTGGAGCCGGGCATGGGCCATGGTGCCTCTGATGGCCAGGGTATTGAGTGGAAAGCCCAGCCCAAACGCGGCCACATAGAGGGCAAAGGAGAGCTGTGGGGGCAGGTCCATGGGTCACAGTGGCCTAATGGGCTCCTGTGCTCACTTGTTTCCTGCCCTCAGAGATCAGGCCTGAGGAGGGGCCTCTTGGAATCACAAACTGGTTTCAGCACTGCTTAGGGTAGTAGAAGCCATGTGGAAACGGAGGCCCACAGAGGGAAGTGGCAGCCAGGTAGCAGGGAAGCCTGGATTAGAAGTGAGGCTGCTAGCCCTCAGTCCTCTGCTTTCTTTCCACTGTATCACCTCTTAAAATGAAGAGTGTGATAGAGGATTAACAGAAGATAGAACAAAAGCATACCGGTACTAGAAGAGCAAAGGCTGCTTGATTTCAGAgactctggggagagaaggggtAAAGAGAATTCAAAACAGAGTTGGGTTCCACAGTATGTGCTTTTCTTAGTCATGGAAGTTGGAGTTCTGCTTTCATCCATCCCCCCAATTCTCTGGAAAGAGAAGGAGCTGCTCCCCCACAGTGGACCACCTGTCCCGCAGTGAAGGGTTGGTGGCAACTCCCAGCCAAGAGAAGAAGTTGGGGTTTGGGTAGAGTGGAGGTTGCAGCAAAGGACAGGCAAAAAGAACCCAAGGGAATGACCTTAGCTGACTTCAGAGGCACCATAAGCAGGGGGATCTGGGAGTATGAGAAATAATTGTTGGTATAGAGAAGAGCTACAGAAAGAAAGACTCACCTCTTGGTGCTGCCAGATGTCTCTGAGACTCAGGAGTCCTCCTACTGGGCTGAGGGAGGGTGCCTGGGATACTTAGTGGCTGGAAGGGAAAGAAGGTGACAGGGTCATTAGCACAAGGCACTAGCAGCCTGGGTGAGCAGCTAATGGGGCATCTCCAGCTGGCGGTGAGGCCAGATGGAAGGAGGTAAGGGTCCAGGATGATGTGAACACAGGAAGGAGAGATGGCAGAAATGCAGGCTTT
The sequence above is drawn from the Desmodus rotundus isolate HL8 chromosome 12, HLdesRot8A.1, whole genome shotgun sequence genome and encodes:
- the FFAR1 gene encoding LOW QUALITY PROTEIN: free fatty acid receptor 1 (The sequence of the model RefSeq protein was modified relative to this genomic sequence to represent the inferred CDS: deleted 2 bases in 1 codon), giving the protein MDLPPQLSFALYVAAFGLGFPLNTLAIRGTMAHARLHLTPSLVYALYLGCSDLLLVASLPLKVVEALATGAWTLPAPLCPVFALAHFIPLYAGGGFLAALSVGRYLGAAFPLGYQATRRPCYSWGVCVAIWALVLCHLGLVFGLEAPGGWMDNTTSSLGINTPINGSPVCLEAWDPASVGPAHLSLSLLLFFLPLTITAFCYVGCLRALAGSGLSHRRKLRAVWVAGGALLTLLLCLGPYNDFNVAGFLYPNMGGHWQKLGLLTGAWSVVLNPLVTGYLGGGFGHRTSCVARMKGSTAQK